The genomic window CTCCGAGGAGGGCACGGACACCTCCGCCTCGCCGACCCCGACACCGACCGCCTCCGCCTCGGAGAGCGCCGACTCCTCGGACGACGGGGCCACGGACGAGGACACGTCCGCGGGCGACGACTCCTCCGACGACAGCTCTTCGGACGACTCGGCATCCGACGACACGTCCTCGGACGACTCCTCTTCGTCGGATTCAGGTTCCGACGACAAGGACACGGCCGACGACACCGCGGACAAGAGCGCCACCGACGCCACGGCCACGCCGTCGGCCACCGCCCCCGAGAGCGGGAGCGGCGGCAACGTCCTGGACGACATCGGCAACGCGATCGAGGACCTGTTCACGCCGGAGGACAAGGAGACGGCGAGCGCCACGCCGACGGACTCGGCCAGCCCGTCCCCCTCGCCCTCGGCCTCGGAGGAGACCTCCGGCTCGGACGAGGACACGGACTCGGACTCCGCCAAGGACGCGCAGGACACCGCCGAGGACGCCACCGACACGGTCGAGGACACCGCGAAGGACGTCACGGACACCGCCGAGGACACGGAGGACGCGGCCGAGGACACCGCCGGCGACGCCACCTCGACGCCGAGCCCGTCCGCGAGCGAGAGCACGGACACGGACGGCTGCCCGGTCGCCACCGACGACGAGAGCGGCGTCGAGAAGGGCATCCCCGCGCTGCCCGACGACCCGTGGTACCTGAACGCCAGCTCGCTGCTGCTGAAGGGCGCCGACTACAAGGGCATCGTCAAGGTGAGGACCGCCGACGGCACGGTCAAGGAGGTCCTGAAGTACGTCGTCTCCGACGGCTCGGACATCGGTGACCTGCACCAGACGGTCGCGGACAAGCAGGCCGGCGTGACCTACCACGTGCAGGCCGGCAAGGGCACGACGTCCACGATTCGCGACGGCCAGACGGTCATGTACACCGAGAGCATCTCCGGCAACCTGCTCGGACTGATCCCGGTGACCTTCGACCCGAAGCACCCGCCGCCGCTGAACATCCCGCTGATCTACTTCACCAACGTGAAGGTCGTCCAGGCAGGCCAGTTCGGCGGAACGCTCACCGTGCCGGGCATGCGCCAGTACATGACCGACTGAGCAGCCGGTCACCCCCCCAGATCCCCTCCGGGAGCCGCACATACCGAGGGCGCCACCTGCTTACCAGGAGGCGCCCTCGGTGCTGTCGTACGAGGTGACGGCGGCGTCAGTCGCGGGCGCCGCCGCCCAGGTGGTGCACCCGGACCATGTTCGTGGTGCCCGGGACACCGGGGGGCGAACCGGCGGTGATGACCGCGATGTCGCCCTCCTGGAAGCGGTTGAGCTTGATCATCTCGTGGTCCACCAGGTCGACCATCTCGTCGGTGCTGTTCACGAACGGCACGACGTGCGACTCGACACCCCAGCTGAGCGCCAGCTGGTTACGGGTGGACTCGTCGGTGGTGTACGCGATGATCGGCTGGGTCGCGCGGTAGCGGGACAGCCGACGGGCGGTGTCGCCGGACTGGGTGAAGGCCACCAGGGCACGGCCACCGAGGAAGTCGGCGATCTCGCAGGCGGCACGGGCGATCGAACCACCCTGCGTCCGCGGCTTCTTGCCCGGCACGAGCGGCTGCAGGCCCTTGGAGAGGAGCTCCTCCTCGGCCGCCGTGACGATCTTCGACATCGTCCGGACCGTCTCCAGCGGGTACGCGCCCACGCTGGACTCCGCCGACAGCATGACCGCGTCCGCGCCGTCCAGGATGGCGTTGGCGACGTCGGACGCCTCGGCGCGCGTGGGCCGGGAGTTGGTGATCATCGACTCCATCATCTGGGTCGCCACGATCACCGGCTTGGCGTTGCGGCGGCACAGCTCGATGAGCCGCTTCTGCACCATGGGGACCTTCTCGAGCGGGTACTCGACGGCCAGGTCGCCACGGGCGACCATCACGCCGTCGAACGCCATCACGACGTCCTCCATGTTCTCGACGGCCTGCGGCTTCTCCACCTTGGCGATGACGGGGACCCGGCGGCCCACCTCGTCCATCACCTTGTGGACGTCCCGCACGTCGCTCGCGTCCCGCACGAAGGACAGCGCCACCAGGTCGCAGCCCATCCGCAGCGCGAACCGCAGGTCCTCGACGTCCTTCTCGGACAGCGCCGGCACGTTCACGGCCGCGCCGGGCAGGTTGATGCCCTTGTGGTCGGAGATGACACCGCCCTCGATGACCTCCGTCCGCACCCGCGGACCGTCGACCTCGATGACCTTCAGCTCGACGTTGCCGTCGTTGATCAGGACCTGGTCGCCGGGGCCCACGTCACCGGGCAGACCCTTGTACGTCGTACCGCAGATCTGCCTGTCGCCCGGCACGTCCTCGACGGTGATGGTGAACTCGTCACCGCGCACCAGCTCCACCGGACCCTCGGCGAAGGTCTCCAGACGGATCTTCGGGCCCTGGAGGTCGGCGAGGACACCGATGGCCTTGCCGGTCTCGGCGGACGCGGCCCGGACCCGGTCGTAGCGGCCCTGGTGCTCGGCGTGGCTGCCGTGGCTGAAATTGAAACGGGCCACGTTCATGCCGGCCTCGATGAGGGCGACCAGTTGCTCGTGGGAGTCGACCGCGGGGCCGAGAGTACAGACGATTTTCGAACGGCGCATGGGGCGATCCTATCGGTTTGTTTCGCTACGGAATATTCCGTCTGGTGGAATATGCACATGGGCGGCTATGCGCTCAGTCGTGTTACCGGCGTGTATTGCTCAGCTGTTCTGTTCTTTGCTCAGTTGTCTTTGCTCAGTTGTCCTTTTCGAAGCTCATATGTGGTTCAGGTGTTCTTTCCGACCAGGGCGTACGTCTGTGCCGCGATCTCCAGCTCCTCGTCCGTCGGCACCACCGCGACCGCGACCCGCGCGCCGGCCGGCGAGATCAGCCGCGGCCCGTCGCCCCGTACGGCGTTCAGCTCGCCGTCGACCGCGAGGCCCAGGCCCTCCAGGCCCGCCACGGCGGCCTCCCGCACGGGCGCCGCGTTCTCGCCGACACCCGCGGTGAACGCGACCGCGTCCACCCGGCCGAGCACCGCGTAGTAGGCACCGATGTACTTCTTCAACCGGTGAATGTAGATGTCGAAGGCCAGCTTCGCCCGCTCGTCGCCCTCGTCGATACGCCGGCGTATTTCCCGCATGTCGTTGTCGCCGCACAGCCCGATCAGACCGCTCTTCTTGTTGAGGAGAGTGTCGATCTCGTCCGTGGACATTCCGCCAACGCGCATCAAATGAAAGATGACGGCCGGGTCCATGTCTCCGGACCGCGTACCCATCACCAGCCCCTCCAAAGGCGTGAGCCCCATGGAGGTGTCCACACACCGGCCGCCCTCGACCGCCGACGCGGACGCCCCGTTGCCGAGGTGCAGCACGATGACGTTGACGTCCTCGGGTGCCTTCCCCAGCAGCTCGGCGGTCGCCCGGGACACGTACGCGTGCGAGGTGCCGTGGAATCCGTAGCGCCGGATGCGGTGCGCGTCGGCCGTCTCCACGTCGATCGCGTAGCGGGCGGCGGATTCCGGCATCGTCGTGTGGAAGGCCGTGTCGAACACGGCGACCTGTGGGAGGTCGGGCCGCAGGGCCCGGGCGGTCCGGATCCCGGTCAGGTTGGCCGGGTTGTGCAGCGGCGCCACCGGGATCAGCCGCTCGATCTCGGCGAGCACGGCGTCGTCGGCGACGGTCGGGTGCGTGAAGCTCTGCCCGCCGTGCACGACACGGTGCCCGATGGCGGCCAGCTCGGGGGAGTCGAGGCCGAGCCCGTCCGCGGCCAGCTCCTCGGCGACGGCCTTCAGGGCGGCCTCGTGGTCGGCGATCGGGCCGGTGCGCTCGCGGGAGTCGCCACTGCCCACGTGTGTGTGCTTCAACCGGGAGGTCTCCTCACCGATGCGCTCCACCAGACCCATGGCGAGACGGCTGTTGTCGCGCATGTCGAGCAGCTGGTACTTCACGGAGGAGGAGCCGGAGTTGAGGACGAGGACACGGTTCGCGGTCACGGTGGTGGGGTGCTTTCTGCTGTCGGCGGCGGTCACTTGGCGGGAGTCTGGGCCTGGATCGCCGTGATGGCGACCGTGGTGACGATGTCCTGGACGAGCGCGCCCCGGGACAGGTCGTTGACCGGCTTGCGCAGCCCCTGCAGCACCGGCCCGACCGCGAGCGCGCCGGCCGAACGCTGCACGGCCTTGTAGGTGTTGTTGCCGGTGTTGAGGTCCGGGAAGATCAACACCGTTGCCTGGCCCGCGACTTCGGAGCCCGGCAGCTTGGTCGCCGCGACACTCGGCTCGACGGCGGCGTCGTACTGGATCGGCCCCTCGATCTTCAGATCGGGCCGCCGGGAGCGGACGAGCTCGGTCGCCTCCCGCACCTTGTCGACGTCCGCGCCCGAGCCGGACG from Streptomyces sp. DSM 40750 includes these protein-coding regions:
- a CDS encoding MSCRAMM family adhesin SdrC gives rise to the protein MPADEVTHGTSVGESRARSGPRHAAPKKPLLTRLNMPAGKAIALAAMPTAVLMGMGFTPTLALAEDPASRSLTADEYKDCVEALEASEEGTDTSASPTPTPTASASESADSSDDGATDEDTSAGDDSSDDSSSDDSASDDTSSDDSSSSDSGSDDKDTADDTADKSATDATATPSATAPESGSGGNVLDDIGNAIEDLFTPEDKETASATPTDSASPSPSPSASEETSGSDEDTDSDSAKDAQDTAEDATDTVEDTAKDVTDTAEDTEDAAEDTAGDATSTPSPSASESTDTDGCPVATDDESGVEKGIPALPDDPWYLNASSLLLKGADYKGIVKVRTADGTVKEVLKYVVSDGSDIGDLHQTVADKQAGVTYHVQAGKGTTSTIRDGQTVMYTESISGNLLGLIPVTFDPKHPPPLNIPLIYFTNVKVVQAGQFGGTLTVPGMRQYMTD
- the pyk gene encoding pyruvate kinase — translated: MRRSKIVCTLGPAVDSHEQLVALIEAGMNVARFNFSHGSHAEHQGRYDRVRAASAETGKAIGVLADLQGPKIRLETFAEGPVELVRGDEFTITVEDVPGDRQICGTTYKGLPGDVGPGDQVLINDGNVELKVIEVDGPRVRTEVIEGGVISDHKGINLPGAAVNVPALSEKDVEDLRFALRMGCDLVALSFVRDASDVRDVHKVMDEVGRRVPVIAKVEKPQAVENMEDVVMAFDGVMVARGDLAVEYPLEKVPMVQKRLIELCRRNAKPVIVATQMMESMITNSRPTRAEASDVANAILDGADAVMLSAESSVGAYPLETVRTMSKIVTAAEEELLSKGLQPLVPGKKPRTQGGSIARAACEIADFLGGRALVAFTQSGDTARRLSRYRATQPIIAYTTDESTRNQLALSWGVESHVVPFVNSTDEMVDLVDHEMIKLNRFQEGDIAVITAGSPPGVPGTTNMVRVHHLGGGARD
- a CDS encoding acetate kinase, yielding MTANRVLVLNSGSSSVKYQLLDMRDNSRLAMGLVERIGEETSRLKHTHVGSGDSRERTGPIADHEAALKAVAEELAADGLGLDSPELAAIGHRVVHGGQSFTHPTVADDAVLAEIERLIPVAPLHNPANLTGIRTARALRPDLPQVAVFDTAFHTTMPESAARYAIDVETADAHRIRRYGFHGTSHAYVSRATAELLGKAPEDVNVIVLHLGNGASASAVEGGRCVDTSMGLTPLEGLVMGTRSGDMDPAVIFHLMRVGGMSTDEIDTLLNKKSGLIGLCGDNDMREIRRRIDEGDERAKLAFDIYIHRLKKYIGAYYAVLGRVDAVAFTAGVGENAAPVREAAVAGLEGLGLAVDGELNAVRGDGPRLISPAGARVAVAVVPTDEELEIAAQTYALVGKNT